DNA sequence from the Stenotrophomonas sp. 24(2023) genome:
GCCGGATCGAAGGGATCGAAGCCCTCGGGCACGTGGAACCCACCGTACTTGGTGGCCAGCACGTACTGGTTCCTGCCCGTTGCATAGTCCTTGTTGCTGACAACATCCACCCAGTAGGTACGCATGGTCTGCATGCCCGGCATGCCGTTGGGCGCGTTGTCCGGCCGCAGGTCGGTGGTGTTGGCCAGGTAGGCCAGGGCGGCGATGTAAGCGGAATTGTGCTGTGCCGGCGTGCCGAAACTGGGCGCCACGGCCCGTGCCCTTGCAGCGGCAGGCGCGTGCCCCTCCATCCTCCAGAGCTGGGTCATGGCCCGGACCACGTCGTAGTCCAGGTCAGCGGCCACCGCGGCGGGTTTTGGCCAGTGCTCTCCCGCGCTGCTGGTGGGGCCGGGCAGGTTCTTGTCCTCCCAGGTGCCGGTATCACCGATGCCCAGCAGGGTGGTGCCCTGGCAGTGATAGGTCATCGGGTCATCCCAGTGCTGTATCACCGGGAAACCATCGGCCTGGCGGTAACGCGTGACCGGGTCGGATGACAGCGCGCTGAACTCGGGGACGTTGCCGATTCCCCGCACGTAGCGGGCCGCTGCGTAATAGAGCTCACTGACATTGTCGAAATTCTTCGGCGAACGGCCTGTCTTCATCTGGCCGAACTTGTTGATGTAATTGATCACTCCGCTGTCAGCGACCCCGGCGCCGGTGGCGGCTGCATCGGCCGGATCCGGGTTGCGGTACAGGACGCCCGTGGTCGGGTCCCATTCCGCTGCCGCGTTGACGACGTCCGGCTTCACGGGGTCCGGTGTCATCGGCCCGATGAACTTCTGCCGCGCGCGCAGCACGCCCCCATCCGGGGCTGTCTCATGGCCGCCGGCATTGAAGGGATAGCTCATCCCGTTGTTGATGTAGCTCAGCACCGAATAGCGAAGCTGGCGGCTATGGCGTTGCAGCAGGCCCTCAGGCTTTGCGCCGGTGGCGTACGGTACGCAGTTGCGTTCCAGACCCACGCCCGCCACGCACACCTTCACCCGCACACTGAGTTCATAGATGACGGCTTCATCGCCCGGCCCACCGGGCCCGGTGGGCTGCAGCCGGTGGGCAGGGTTTGCAGGGTCGTAGGCCGTGGCGGTGTTCGCCGCGTCCAGATTGCCGATGGCGGTGAAGTACAACCGCGCGCCCAGGCCATCGACGCGTGTCATGAAGCTGGGCCATCGTGCAGGTGTGGCACTTCGTACCAGCAGCGGATCCACCGCCATCCCTGCGGGAATGCGGGTCGGCGGGAAGAACACCGTCACGCGCGGGGTGAAATCGGCCTTTTCCAGCCATGTCTCCCCCGGCAGGTCACGCACGCGGTAGCCACCGGTCAGCGCCTTGCGGAAGGGGTCGATGGTCTGGGTGGTTGCCCAGTTCAGATAGTGCCCATCCCAGTCATCACCCGGACATGCGCGCCCGCCATGCACCGACACCGGCTCGAAGTGGCGGTCGGCTTCGTCGGGTGCATAGACATAGCGGTAGCACTTGTTCGAATCGAAGTAGCCGTCGTAGGCGGCTGCACGACTGTAGGCATCGATGTTGGCTGCACTGATCAATGTCGGAAATTCGACCGACGCTGCCAGTACCAGGTTGCCCGGCACCTTGATCTGCGATGACAGTGGCGCCTGCGCGATCTGCGCCTGCACCGGCGGCGCTCCCAGGGCACCGGCCAGGCCCAGGCAGAAACCGGCCAGGACGGCAGCGGTGGGATGTGGAAAGGACAACACACGCACGGACATCACCTCACTCACGAACAACGGTGGACTGCAGCAGGACCTGCGCGCGATCAGGCGTGGCCTGCGGGTCGGCGCCGCGTGCGATGACGCGGTAGAACTCGGCTTCAACCCGGCCCGATGCTTCCCCGTAATTCGGCTCGTCTTCCAGGCCCAGCGCGTTGCCGGCATCGCGCCGCCCCAGGTACTGCACGGCGAAGGCGGGGGCTCCCGCGCCCAGGCCGTCAGGCTGAAGATCGGCTGTCGCCGTCCAGCCGCGGCCCGGCGCCGATACCCCTCCCAGCGAGGGGTGTGGCATGCACAGCACATCGGGGGTGCCCTCGCGCTGGGAGCAATCCAGGCCGACCGGCCCGCCGTCCGGGCCGATGCCCGCCAGCAGCTGTTCGGCCTGCACCAGTGCGGATTCGGCATTCTGCAGGGCCATCGCGCGGTCGCGGGTACCGGAGGTCATGCGCTCCTGCAGCAGGCTGGTGCGCAGGCTCACCACCACCAGCAGCGAGACAAGCAGCAGCATGATGAGTACCGCGAACAGCACCACGCCACGCTCGGGGCGGGAAAAGGCCGGTGTCATGGCAGGCGGTTCCGTATGCTGAAGGTCTGCTGGAACGCACGCACGATGCGGGCATCGCCTGCCTTGCCGGCACTGCTTTCGAGCTGCAGCTGCACGTCTACCGCGCGTACCTGGT
Encoded proteins:
- a CDS encoding PilX N-terminal domain-containing pilus assembly protein — its product is MTPAFSRPERGVVLFAVLIMLLLVSLLVVVSLRTSLLQERMTSGTRDRAMALQNAESALVQAEQLLAGIGPDGGPVGLDCSQREGTPDVLCMPHPSLGGVSAPGRGWTATADLQPDGLGAGAPAFAVQYLGRRDAGNALGLEDEPNYGEASGRVEAEFYRVIARGADPQATPDRAQVLLQSTVVRE